The Sphingorhabdus sp. Alg231-15 genome has a segment encoding these proteins:
- the putA gene encoding bifunctional proline dehydrogenase/L-glutamate gamma-semialdehyde dehydrogenase PutA, which produces MNQHLAITKVDNNLRTKMASATWRSERDLHEQMQRELNLDRAAWNRISEASTLLVEQLRHSQNRPLIDQFLTEYGLSSDEGVQLMRLAEALSRTTNATTADELIQDKLIGRDWLSHSGVGHTLAMSLSGRLLHLTDRWLHWNKSASNPLTKVIAKIGNAKLRFAIRTAIKALSSQFVFAETLDSAIRRGEKYSRQGYVFSFDMLGEAARTATDAQKYYKSYADALDRVAAHADSDDPSRNHSISIKLSALHPRYEFAQAEHAVPEIAAMLLPLAIKARAANIQITIDAEETERLDISMDVLAMLVATPELKGWKGLGFVVQAYQRRALPLIDWLAKQAAQLQAPLFIRLVKGAYWDSEIKRAQEMGLETYPVFTRKEMTDLSYLTCAQKLLASPDHFVAQFATHNADSIAAVKELAGPERPIEVQRLFGMGQELHDGLLDQPQIYSRIYAPVGTQKDLLSYLIRRLLENGANSSFVHKLADPNIELSTLIRDPIAALAQHPTIANQKIPPPKQYLSSERKTAKGWDLANSMHRLRFQEELNTAAKQTHISAPIIAGAEIQGDEAPVFNPAITSEQIGSVVIADENAANIAMVTAQEAFKSWSRRSAAERAGLLEDAADLLEKRSGLFHYLAIKEAGKTWGDAIDEVREAVDFCRYYAEQARAPSFSKRQPLGVTICISPWNFPLAIFLGQITAALAAGNTVVAKPAEQTPLIAAEAIRLLHDVGIDGAAVNLLPGSGALIGEALISHSLAAAVCFTGSTTTAKRITRRLAQVGRPLTPLIAETGGINAMIVDSSALPEQTVDAVISSAFQSAGQRCSALRILCVQDDIADQFIDLLRGAMQALKVGDPWHISNDVGPVIDAAAKQNITSHLDRLDEIGRKIGVSSELIMEDGQSNKGHFVNPVAYELNDISDLDREIFGPVLHVVRFKADEKMAVIDKINNSGFGLTLGIHSRIDGLSEDMAERAQVGNIYINRNQIGAVVGVQPFGGQGLSGTGPKAGGPLYLLRLSKGEKSDENMMVEKPIKEPMEHQRVPSVNFANSIAAGIKSHDQWSAISSDDNGLTLLTEAAPDKFGQILSRERSLRNEILTTNISLASPAGETNIYSIKGRGLVVSLLQDQTAVLTACARALVTGNSFLQIDRQQSDGNVEQLSNAINEITGIDNLVQQSAISEPEDIFRQLQAGLIGGIIVDPIDPAMIALGAAIAERNGAILPILTLQDSHDRFVHEKTVTCNTAAAGGDVFLLNA; this is translated from the coding sequence ATGAATCAACATCTCGCTATCACCAAGGTCGATAATAACCTCCGAACAAAAATGGCCTCCGCTACGTGGCGGAGCGAGCGCGATTTGCATGAGCAGATGCAAAGAGAGCTTAATCTCGATCGCGCTGCGTGGAACCGGATATCAGAGGCTAGCACCTTGCTGGTTGAACAGCTCCGTCATTCTCAAAATCGGCCTTTGATCGATCAGTTTTTGACAGAATATGGTTTGTCGAGTGACGAAGGGGTGCAGCTGATGCGATTGGCCGAAGCACTATCGCGGACCACGAATGCAACTACCGCTGACGAACTTATCCAAGACAAGCTAATCGGCCGCGACTGGCTGTCTCATAGCGGCGTCGGACATACGCTAGCGATGAGCCTGTCAGGGCGACTACTCCATCTGACTGATCGCTGGCTACACTGGAACAAAAGCGCCAGTAACCCGCTCACAAAAGTCATTGCAAAAATAGGCAATGCCAAATTGCGCTTCGCGATCCGCACCGCAATCAAAGCGCTTTCTTCCCAGTTTGTGTTCGCAGAAACACTGGATAGCGCAATCAGGCGAGGCGAGAAATATAGTCGCCAAGGCTATGTTTTTTCCTTTGATATGCTGGGCGAAGCCGCACGCACGGCAACCGATGCGCAAAAATATTATAAGTCATATGCCGATGCATTGGATCGGGTTGCTGCCCACGCAGACTCCGATGACCCAAGCAGAAATCATAGCATCTCCATCAAACTATCTGCGCTTCACCCGCGTTATGAATTTGCACAGGCAGAGCATGCTGTTCCGGAAATAGCGGCAATGCTGCTTCCGTTGGCGATTAAAGCACGAGCGGCCAACATCCAGATCACGATTGATGCCGAAGAGACAGAACGGCTCGACATATCGATGGATGTTCTTGCCATGCTTGTCGCCACGCCCGAGCTGAAAGGCTGGAAAGGTTTGGGGTTCGTAGTTCAGGCTTATCAAAGGCGCGCCCTGCCCTTGATCGATTGGTTGGCCAAGCAAGCCGCTCAATTGCAGGCACCGCTTTTCATTCGTCTGGTCAAAGGTGCTTATTGGGATAGTGAGATAAAGCGCGCGCAGGAAATGGGACTCGAAACCTACCCGGTTTTTACCCGTAAGGAGATGACCGATCTCAGCTATCTCACCTGCGCACAAAAATTGTTAGCCAGCCCTGATCACTTTGTGGCTCAGTTCGCCACACATAATGCCGATAGCATTGCTGCTGTGAAGGAACTCGCAGGTCCCGAGCGCCCGATCGAAGTCCAACGGCTGTTTGGCATGGGACAAGAACTGCATGATGGACTTCTCGACCAACCCCAAATCTACAGTCGAATATATGCGCCGGTTGGCACCCAGAAAGACTTACTCTCTTATCTTATTCGGCGATTGTTGGAGAACGGAGCCAACAGTTCGTTTGTGCACAAGCTGGCCGATCCAAATATTGAATTATCGACATTGATTCGTGATCCGATTGCAGCATTGGCGCAACATCCGACCATCGCAAACCAAAAAATCCCGCCGCCGAAACAGTATCTGAGTAGTGAACGAAAAACCGCAAAAGGTTGGGATTTAGCGAACTCGATGCATCGCTTGAGATTTCAAGAAGAACTCAATACCGCGGCGAAACAAACACATATCTCCGCCCCGATCATCGCAGGTGCGGAAATTCAAGGCGATGAAGCACCTGTATTTAATCCAGCGATAACCTCAGAACAAATTGGCTCTGTTGTTATCGCGGACGAGAATGCGGCTAATATTGCGATGGTTACGGCTCAGGAAGCATTTAAAAGCTGGTCCCGTCGCTCCGCGGCAGAACGCGCCGGCTTACTTGAAGATGCGGCCGATCTTTTGGAAAAACGATCCGGTCTTTTTCATTATCTTGCGATCAAGGAAGCAGGAAAAACATGGGGTGACGCAATTGACGAGGTCCGCGAGGCCGTGGATTTTTGTCGATACTATGCTGAGCAGGCAAGAGCACCGTCTTTCAGCAAGCGCCAACCTCTGGGCGTGACCATATGTATTTCGCCCTGGAACTTCCCACTTGCGATTTTTCTAGGCCAGATCACCGCAGCACTTGCCGCAGGTAACACGGTGGTCGCCAAACCTGCCGAACAGACGCCGCTTATTGCTGCGGAAGCCATACGCTTATTGCATGATGTCGGAATTGATGGTGCAGCGGTTAACTTGCTTCCGGGTTCTGGCGCGCTAATAGGCGAGGCATTGATCTCCCATTCGCTGGCAGCAGCCGTCTGCTTTACCGGATCCACGACCACAGCCAAACGCATTACGCGAAGATTGGCTCAGGTCGGTCGACCGCTGACTCCGTTAATTGCTGAAACCGGTGGTATCAATGCCATGATTGTCGATTCATCGGCACTCCCAGAGCAGACTGTAGACGCTGTCATTTCATCTGCTTTTCAAAGCGCCGGACAGCGTTGCTCAGCCCTGCGAATATTGTGCGTACAGGACGACATCGCCGACCAGTTTATCGACTTGCTTCGCGGAGCAATGCAGGCCCTTAAAGTTGGCGATCCTTGGCATATATCCAATGATGTTGGTCCGGTTATTGATGCAGCAGCCAAACAGAACATCACCAGTCATTTGGACCGCTTGGACGAGATAGGACGAAAAATCGGCGTCTCATCAGAACTCATTATGGAAGATGGTCAATCAAACAAAGGACACTTTGTTAATCCGGTCGCATATGAGCTCAATGACATTTCCGATCTCGATCGCGAGATTTTTGGTCCCGTACTGCATGTTGTCCGCTTTAAGGCAGATGAGAAAATGGCTGTGATTGATAAAATCAACAATAGTGGATTTGGGCTGACTCTGGGAATTCACAGTCGCATTGACGGATTATCCGAAGACATGGCTGAACGCGCTCAAGTGGGCAACATTTACATCAACCGCAATCAGATTGGCGCCGTCGTAGGCGTTCAACCATTCGGTGGCCAAGGGCTGTCAGGAACAGGTCCAAAAGCTGGAGGACCGCTATATTTGCTGAGGCTTTCCAAAGGTGAAAAGTCTGACGAAAATATGATGGTGGAAAAGCCCATCAAAGAACCAATGGAGCATCAACGCGTTCCCTCTGTCAATTTTGCGAACTCGATCGCAGCTGGGATCAAGTCTCACGATCAATGGAGTGCTATTTCGTCTGACGACAATGGCCTGACTCTTTTGACGGAAGCTGCTCCAGATAAATTCGGACAAATCCTAAGTCGCGAACGCTCACTTCGAAATGAGATCCTAACCACAAATATCTCCCTCGCGTCTCCCGCAGGAGAAACGAATATATATAGTATCAAAGGGCGCGGCCTTGTTGTTTCCTTGCTTCAAGATCAAACGGCTGTCTTAACTGCCTGCGCTCGTGCCTTGGTCACCGGAAACAGTTTCCTGCAGATTGATCGGCAACAATCCGATGGGAATGTTGAACAGCTGAGCAACGCGATCAATGAAATAACCGGCATTGATAATTTGGTACAACAATCTGCGATCTCAGAACCGGAAGATATTTTCCGTCAGCTACAGGCCGGATTAATCGGCGGAATCATCGTCGACCCGATCGATCCAGCTATGATTGCCTTAGGAGCAGCAATTGCCGAAAGAAATGGAGCAATATTGCCAATTCTCACACTGCAGGACTCACATGATCGTTTCGTCCACGAAAAGACTGTGACATGTAATACGGCCGCCGCTGGCGGGGATGTTTTTCTGCTCAACGCTTGA
- a CDS encoding Lrp/AsnC family transcriptional regulator, whose protein sequence is MDHKMNDVRGLDKFDWRILEAVQNDGRLSLSALSAHVGLSKTPCQVRLKRLEEEGYITGYHGRLNMRKIRRNYVVFIQVKLEATSRRHLEQFNVAVSKMDAIQSCYMMAGGFDYLLKVRCRNMEEYRIILTDDINSLPGVYQTTTFPVMEEVKRTLGVDLSGQI, encoded by the coding sequence ATGGACCATAAAATGAATGATGTGAGGGGCCTCGATAAATTTGATTGGCGTATATTGGAGGCCGTTCAGAATGACGGACGGCTTTCTCTTTCGGCGCTATCGGCACATGTAGGTTTATCCAAGACGCCGTGCCAGGTCCGCCTCAAGCGTCTGGAGGAAGAGGGGTATATAACGGGCTATCATGGGCGTCTTAACATGCGCAAAATTCGGAGAAATTATGTTGTATTCATTCAGGTAAAGCTGGAAGCAACCAGCCGCCGCCATTTAGAACAGTTTAATGTTGCAGTTAGCAAGATGGATGCGATTCAATCCTGCTACATGATGGCTGGCGGTTTCGATTATTTGTTGAAGGTCCGCTGCCGCAACATGGAGGAGTATCGCATCATCCTCACCGACGATATCAACAGTCTTCCTGGCGTGTACCAAACAACTACCTTTCCGGTTATGGAAGAGGTGAAGCGGACCCTGGGTGTTGATCTTAGTGGACAAATATAG
- the thyA gene encoding thymidylate synthase: MIPGEHYEQQYLDLMRHIWTHGDERTDRTGVGTRSIFGATMRFDLANDSIPLLTTKRVFWKTATREMLWFLTGDTNIRSLVEQKVHIWTDWPLDKYRKETGEDIDRDAFEQRIVEDDQFAKQWGDLGPVYGTQWVNWPRYTPAGEGLYRREEKGINQIKLLIDGLKHNPGSRRHIFTGWNVAELDQMALPPCHKTYQFYVAGGKLSAVLYQRSCDLGLGFAFNVYSAALLVRMIAQQCELEPGELVWNGGDVHLYLNHAELVEEQLSRQPSGQPKFKILRKPESIFHYQIADFKVEDYAPQAHISAPVAV, from the coding sequence GTGATTCCTGGCGAGCATTATGAGCAGCAATATCTCGATCTAATGCGTCACATTTGGACTCATGGTGATGAGCGGACGGATCGTACGGGCGTTGGAACGAGATCAATTTTTGGAGCGACAATGCGCTTCGATCTGGCAAATGACTCGATTCCGCTCCTTACAACCAAACGGGTCTTCTGGAAGACAGCCACTCGGGAGATGCTTTGGTTTCTGACTGGAGACACCAATATCCGATCACTGGTAGAGCAGAAAGTCCATATTTGGACCGACTGGCCGTTGGATAAATATCGGAAAGAAACCGGCGAAGATATTGATCGCGATGCTTTTGAGCAGCGGATAGTTGAAGACGATCAATTTGCAAAACAATGGGGTGATTTAGGGCCGGTTTACGGAACGCAATGGGTTAACTGGCCTCGCTATACGCCGGCAGGCGAGGGGCTTTACCGCCGCGAAGAGAAAGGGATCAATCAAATCAAGCTGTTGATTGATGGATTGAAGCATAATCCGGGTTCGCGGCGGCATATCTTTACGGGTTGGAATGTTGCTGAGCTTGATCAGATGGCACTGCCGCCCTGTCATAAAACATATCAGTTCTATGTAGCTGGCGGAAAATTGTCTGCAGTGCTTTATCAGCGCAGTTGTGACCTCGGGTTGGGTTTTGCATTTAATGTATATTCAGCCGCCTTGCTCGTTCGCATGATTGCACAACAATGCGAACTTGAGCCTGGTGAACTAGTTTGGAATGGCGGAGATGTCCATCTCTATCTGAATCACGCGGAGCTTGTTGAGGAGCAATTATCACGTCAGCCATCAGGACAGCCCAAGTTCAAAATACTACGCAAACCTGAATCCATTTTTCACTATCAAATTGCCGATTTTAAAGTTGAGGATTATGCTCCACAGGCCCATATTTCTGCGCCTGTAGCTGTCTGA